From the genome of Ignavibacteriales bacterium, one region includes:
- a CDS encoding DUF932 domain-containing protein, translated as MSHNINIVNGVASMMYVGETPWHTLGTKLDKPATASEAIQAAGLGFRVEKMPLRIAVHNIPVTDHYATVRIDTMQVLGVVGSRYTPIQNKDAFSTFDALVGEGSAIYHTAGALGKGERIWILAKLPEYIRVNKHDIVEPFLLLTNTHDGSSAVTVKLTPIRVICENTLSVALQGTEQEVHIRHTTQAEEKLKQAHEILGLSNRLFEILGQYYVGMSQKMINATMFTQYLNQIFPEPIFTLQSNRTKEIHERIMELSEVGVGAELSRGTLWGAYNAVTEYVDHIRLQSKNSSMRLKSMWYGSGDALKKKAFTCAVAMLN; from the coding sequence ATGAGTCATAATATTAATATCGTTAATGGAGTTGCCTCAATGATGTATGTAGGTGAAACACCGTGGCATACCTTAGGAACCAAACTTGATAAACCTGCAACGGCATCAGAAGCTATACAAGCTGCGGGTCTTGGATTCCGTGTTGAAAAAATGCCCTTACGGATTGCGGTGCACAACATACCAGTTACAGATCATTATGCAACCGTGAGAATCGATACCATGCAAGTATTGGGTGTTGTTGGTTCGCGCTATACACCGATTCAAAATAAAGATGCATTCTCTACCTTCGATGCATTAGTGGGTGAAGGGAGTGCAATCTATCATACAGCTGGTGCGTTGGGTAAGGGTGAACGGATTTGGATATTGGCTAAATTACCGGAATATATACGAGTCAATAAACATGATATCGTCGAACCGTTTCTATTGTTAACCAATACCCATGATGGTTCAAGTGCGGTTACGGTAAAACTCACACCGATTCGTGTCATATGTGAAAATACCTTATCAGTTGCCTTACAGGGAACGGAACAAGAAGTGCATATTCGACACACCACACAAGCTGAAGAAAAGTTAAAACAAGCACATGAGATTCTGGGACTTAGTAATAGGCTCTTTGAAATCTTGGGACAATACTATGTCGGCATGAGTCAAAAGATGATTAATGCAACCATGTTTACTCAATACCTCAATCAGATATTTCCAGAACCAATTTTCACATTACAAAGTAACCGAACAAAAGAAATTCATGAAAGAATTATGGAGTTGAGTGAGGTTGGAGTTGGTGCTGAATTATCAAGAGGGACATTATGGGGTGCGTATAACGCGGTTACTGAATATGTCGATCATATTCGACTGCAATCAAAAAACAGTTCAATGCGATTAAAATCCATGTGGTATGGATCGGGAGACGCGCTCAAGAAGAAAGCATTTACTTGTGCTGTTGCTATGTTGAATTAA
- a CDS encoding PD-(D/E)XK nuclease family protein, translating to MINHLSASQINLYLQCGLKYRYQYIDLLPKPFRPSALAFGSALHSTLAWFHEETMKGNVVTLEKLYRIFDADWYSQCIDVNIHFKESEKEMNLLNTGREMLTIFFQEKHPKVKGCEVPFTVPLRSPTEGPDLEIALEGYFDLIEEDGTIVEYKTSAIALSASDIDARIQLTAYSYAYQLLFRKSPKGIRVVDFVKGKKPKIVVIETKRDKNDHLGFLHTAQEVLKGIKAEIFIPRQSFWCKECEYADICPLFKNKATAPKAESLYAA from the coding sequence ATGATTAATCATTTATCAGCAAGTCAAATTAATCTCTATCTTCAATGCGGTTTGAAGTATCGATATCAATACATCGATCTACTTCCTAAACCGTTTCGTCCTTCGGCACTTGCGTTTGGGAGTGCATTGCATTCCACCCTTGCCTGGTTTCATGAAGAAACCATGAAGGGTAATGTCGTTACTCTTGAAAAGCTCTATCGGATATTTGATGCCGACTGGTATAGTCAGTGCATTGATGTGAATATTCATTTCAAAGAAAGTGAAAAAGAAATGAATCTACTCAACACCGGAAGAGAAATGCTTACGATCTTTTTTCAAGAGAAACATCCCAAAGTAAAAGGGTGCGAAGTGCCATTTACCGTCCCCTTGCGCTCACCTACCGAAGGACCTGATTTAGAGATAGCACTTGAAGGATACTTTGATCTCATTGAGGAAGACGGCACCATCGTTGAATACAAAACATCAGCTATCGCATTGAGTGCAAGTGATATTGATGCACGTATTCAATTAACGGCATACAGTTATGCGTATCAGTTACTCTTTCGCAAATCACCGAAAGGAATTCGAGTTGTAGATTTTGTAAAAGGGAAGAAACCAAAGATCGTGGTGATAGAAACCAAGCGTGATAAAAATGATCATCTTGGATTTCTACACACGGCACAAGAAGTATTAAAAGGAATCAAAGCAGAAATCTTTATTCCTCGTCAAAGCTTTTGGTGCAAAGAATGTGAGTATGCGGATATCTGTCCATTGTTTAAAAACAAGGCGACAGCTCCTAAAGCAGAATCACTCTATGCGGCATAA
- a CDS encoding type IV secretion system DNA-binding domain-containing protein yields MEHIQHDAQSITPIALTNWRDIRKKFGIKEKNRRGHMYIVGKTGTGKSSLLAQMAISDINQGNGLAIIDPHGDLAETLLSHIPKERINDVIYFNPSDGEYPIAFNPLAHVSLGSHYLVVSGLISVFKKIYAEFWGPRLEHILRYSFYTLLEYPQGTLLNVPTLLTNAEFRKHVLAFCTQEQIRTFWTTEFDKYSPYFRSEAIAPILNKMSHFLTNLPLRNIVGQVQNTFRFREIMDQGKILIVNLSKGKLGEDTSSLLGSMITTMIFLAAMNRANVSEDQRRPFYFYVDEFHNFMTLSFANILSEARKYGLNLVLAHQYVKQLQEPVRDAIFGNVGTMIAFRVGVDDARYLAKEFEPTFAETDLINLPNYNICIKLMIDGITSVPFSGVTLPLPLPKNTMKDEIITYSRERYTKPHELIRKEIQTNVYSQIPNEKKQKRLFDY; encoded by the coding sequence ATGGAACACATACAACATGATGCACAATCGATCACCCCCATTGCACTCACTAATTGGCGCGATATCCGAAAGAAGTTTGGTATCAAAGAGAAGAACAGACGGGGTCACATGTATATTGTCGGTAAAACGGGAACGGGAAAATCAAGTTTACTTGCTCAGATGGCAATCTCAGATATTAATCAAGGTAATGGTCTTGCAATAATTGATCCACATGGAGATTTAGCAGAGACTTTGCTATCACACATTCCCAAAGAAAGAATTAATGATGTGATTTATTTTAATCCGAGTGATGGTGAATATCCGATTGCATTTAATCCACTCGCGCATGTTTCACTTGGCTCTCATTATCTCGTTGTGTCTGGATTGATTTCGGTATTTAAAAAAATATATGCAGAATTTTGGGGACCACGATTGGAACACATTTTACGTTACTCATTTTATACCTTACTTGAATATCCACAGGGAACATTACTTAATGTGCCAACTTTATTAACGAATGCAGAGTTTCGTAAACACGTGTTGGCATTTTGTACCCAAGAACAAATACGAACATTCTGGACAACAGAGTTTGATAAATATTCACCCTACTTTCGCTCTGAAGCCATTGCACCAATACTCAATAAGATGAGTCACTTTCTCACTAATCTTCCCTTACGCAATATTGTCGGTCAAGTGCAAAATACATTTCGATTCAGAGAGATTATGGATCAAGGGAAAATTCTTATTGTAAATCTTTCAAAAGGAAAATTGGGTGAAGATACCAGTTCGTTATTAGGTTCAATGATTACGACTATGATTTTTCTTGCCGCTATGAATCGGGCAAATGTTTCAGAAGATCAGAGACGACCGTTTTATTTCTATGTTGATGAGTTTCATAATTTCATGACGCTTTCTTTTGCGAACATTCTTTCTGAGGCACGAAAGTATGGACTCAATTTAGTTTTAGCACATCAATATGTAAAACAATTACAAGAGCCGGTTCGTGATGCAATCTTTGGTAATGTAGGAACGATGATTGCATTTCGAGTGGGTGTTGATGATGCACGCTATTTAGCAAAAGAGTTTGAACCTACCTTTGCAGAAACTGATTTGATCAATCTTCCCAATTATAACATTTGTATTAAACTTATGATTGATGGGATTACCTCAGTTCCCTTTAGCGGAGTAACACTTCCATTACCATTGCCTAAGAATACAATGAAAGATGAAATCATCACTTATTCACGTGAGCGTTATACGAAGCCTCATGAATTAATCAGAAAAGAAATTCAAACAAATGTTTATTCTCAAATTCCTAATGAAAAAAAGCAAAAAAGACTCTTTGATTATTGA
- a CDS encoding recombinase family protein has protein sequence MDGNKSIGIWIRVSTEDQVKGESPEHHEKRARYYAESKEWNIKEVYKLEAVSGKSVMEHPETQRMLSDIKSGKITGIIFSKLARLARNTKELLEFAEIFRKYNADLISLQESIDTSTPAGRLFYTMIAAMAQWEREEIAERVAASVPVRARMGKPLGGQAPFGFQWLDKKLIPDPKEAPIRKLMYELFIEHKRKKTVARLLNESGYRTRNSSKFSDTTVMRLLQDSSAKGLRRANYTKSLGANKKWELKPPSDWVFIEIEPIISEELWNQCNQILDEQQKANHRPTKKATHLFTGFVFCDCETNGNKMYVPSNSPKYICQKCHNKIGISDLESIFHEQLKSFLLSPKEMMQYLNTADHSIREKEELLTTLLKEQSKIKLEMDKLVQLHLAGELPKTGFGSHYKPLDERYIQMENQIPELQAEIDFLKIQFLSSDEILREAKDLYDRWETFNSDEKRKIIETITDKITIGQNDISIQLQYVSAGDKLMTERQHNFKDSLLQQA, from the coding sequence ATGGATGGAAATAAATCAATAGGTATTTGGATTCGTGTTTCAACTGAAGATCAGGTAAAAGGTGAAAGCCCCGAACATCATGAGAAACGTGCTCGTTATTATGCAGAATCGAAAGAATGGAATATTAAAGAAGTATATAAGCTTGAGGCCGTAAGTGGTAAATCAGTCATGGAACATCCCGAAACCCAACGGATGCTTTCAGATATCAAGTCAGGAAAAATTACGGGAATTATATTTTCTAAACTTGCTCGCTTGGCAAGAAACACAAAAGAGCTTTTAGAATTTGCAGAAATATTTAGAAAGTATAATGCCGATCTTATTTCTCTCCAAGAATCAATCGATACCTCAACACCCGCCGGAAGATTATTTTATACGATGATTGCGGCTATGGCTCAGTGGGAACGCGAAGAAATTGCTGAACGAGTTGCCGCATCTGTTCCCGTTCGCGCTAGGATGGGAAAACCATTAGGAGGACAAGCTCCTTTTGGGTTTCAGTGGCTTGATAAAAAACTTATTCCTGATCCTAAAGAAGCTCCAATCAGAAAACTTATGTATGAATTATTCATTGAGCATAAACGTAAAAAAACTGTTGCACGTTTATTAAATGAATCTGGTTATAGAACTCGCAACAGTTCAAAGTTTAGTGACACTACAGTGATGCGACTACTTCAAGACTCAAGTGCAAAAGGACTTCGTCGAGCAAACTATACCAAGAGTTTGGGTGCCAATAAAAAATGGGAATTAAAGCCACCATCGGATTGGGTATTTATAGAAATAGAACCGATCATTTCTGAAGAACTTTGGAATCAATGCAATCAAATTTTGGACGAGCAGCAAAAAGCAAATCACCGCCCTACTAAAAAGGCAACACATTTATTTACCGGATTTGTATTCTGTGACTGCGAGACCAACGGTAATAAAATGTATGTGCCTTCGAATTCACCAAAATACATTTGCCAAAAGTGCCACAATAAAATTGGAATTTCTGATCTTGAGTCTATTTTCCATGAACAATTAAAAAGCTTTCTTCTTTCTCCTAAAGAAATGATGCAATATCTCAATACGGCTGATCATTCTATTCGGGAAAAAGAGGAACTTCTTACTACACTTCTCAAAGAACAGTCTAAAATCAAGCTAGAGATGGACAAATTGGTACAGCTACACTTAGCCGGGGAGTTACCCAAAACAGGCTTTGGAAGTCATTATAAGCCCCTTGACGAACGTTATATACAGATGGAGAATCAAATCCCTGAACTACAAGCTGAGATAGACTTTCTTAAGATTCAGTTCCTTTCTAGTGATGAAATACTTCGCGAAGCGAAGGATCTATATGATCGGTGGGAAACATTTAATTCTGATGAAAAACGTAAGATTATTGAGACTATTACCGATAAGATAACTATTGGACAAAATGATATTTCTATACAGCTTCAATACGTTTCCGCCGGGGATAAATTGATGACAGAAAGGCAACACAACTTCAAGGATTCATTGCTGCAGCAAGCATAA